The Candidatus Thermoplasmatota archaeon genome includes the window GAGGGGCAGGTGCGCCACGACTTCCTCGGGCGAGACGTCCTCGGCCAGGACGACGAGCTTGGCGACGCCGCGCTCGACGAGCTTTGTCACCTCGTTCGTACCGCGGCGGACCTGACCCGAGTCGCGGGCGGCCTCCACGGCCTGGTACGCCTTGTCCTTGAGATCCTGCGGAACTTCGAATCGCACGTGCAGCGGCATGGGTTCACTTCCTTGGACGGAAAAACGAGGCAAGCCTCGGTCGTCCGACCTCATTGGCCTCCCGAGGCGCAGCCGAGGGACGCGGTGGGATCGCCGGAGGCGATTCCACGAGCGTCCAGGCTTGCGTCCTGGAGTAAGGCGACGAAGGCGGGTCCGGTATAAAAACCTTCAGCAGGCAGGAAACCCCGGGCGGACGGCGGCCCATTCGCGATGCCGCAATCTGGGCATGCTTAAGAGGACGTCGCGCGTTTGCCGCCGCGGGTGGCTCCATGGCAACCGCGACCGCTTCGGCGACGAAGCCCAAGTTCGCTCCCTCGGCGCCGGCCATGTACATCGTCATGGCGGCGGCAACGATCCTCCTCATCGGCGACCTCGTCGTGCTGGCGGGCGTCTACGACGCGGCCCCAGCCGAATTCTCCATCGGCTACCGGTGGGTCCACATCGTGGCGGGCATCCTCTGGATCGGCCTCCTGTACTTCTTCAACTTCGTGAACGTGCCCTACACGAAGGAGGAGGCGTTTGCGCAGGTGAAGAGCGTGCACCTCACGAAGCTCATCAAGCGCGCCCTCTTCTGGTTCCGCTGGTCGGCCATGCTGACCCTCCTGGCGGGCCTTGGCCTCCTGTTCGCCGACGCGAAGTTCTACCCCATCACGCAGAACGCCGGGGTGCTTCTTGGCCCTGCGGGCCTCACGATCACCGCCGGCATGGCCCTTGCGATCGTCATGTGGTTCAACGTATGGTTCGTCATCTGGCCCAACCAGCGCCGCATCCTGGAGGCGACGGAGACGGCCGGCAAGGTGGAGCCCGCGTGGGGCAAGACCGCGCTTCTGGCAAGCCGCGTGAACACGGTCTTCTCGTTCCCCATGATCTTCTTCATGGCGGCCTCGGCCCACTACCCGTTGCCACCGGTGTGGATCGCCGGCGTGTTCGTGCTCACGGCCGCCGCGGCCTGGGGCATGATCCACGTCACGTCGAAGAGCTAAGGCGCCTGGCCGTTTCGGTGCCGCATCGGCGCAGGCCTAGGGCGCCACGGCGCCCACGAGCGCTTCCAGTGTCCCGCCCAGCAGGCCTGGCCCGTCCTCGAGGATGGCGACCGTGACGCGTCGCAGCCGGCTCTCGGATGCGCTCGTGCACCGGTCGCAGCCGTCCGCGAAGACGACGTAGGGCCGTCCTTCGTGCTGCGTCATGCCGATGAAGTCCAAGAGGTTGCGGCAGGGGTTGCCGCCGCCGGATTGCCACACGCAGCCGATCTGGACGGGATCGTCCTCGGGCGTGACGCGCTGGCTCACGAACAGCGGGTCCGCGTCGAGCGCGTTCTCGCTCATCGTGAGGTAGAAGTGCCACACCGTGGACTCGTCGGCGTTCTCGGGCGAGGGTGGATGCCCGTTTCCGCCCCAGCGGGAGGTGTCGGCGTCGGTTCCGAGGTAGGCGATCGCAACGCGGCCGGGCTCGCCTGCGGTGATCACCGAGAACACCGTTCCGGTGACCTGCGGGGGCGAAGCGCGAATGGGCTTGCTCCACGTCCGCCCGGCGTCGGTGCTCACGGAAACGTAGAGGAGGTTGTCGAGGCCCGGGTAGACGAGGTAGGCGTTGCCGGCCGAGTCCGTGGCGATGTGCGGATTCACTGCCAGGGGCTCTTGGATGCCGTAGTCGTCGATGCGCCCCGTGACCTCCCAGCTCCTGCCGCCGTCGCGGCTCACGGCCACGTTGGCCCCCTTGCAGGCGGGCTTCGGCGAGTAGGCGGTCCCGTCGATGCCGACGGCCACGGGGCCGGCGACGCCGGCGTGGCAGTCGCTCGGGTGCGCCACGCCGCCCAGCGACCACGTACGGCCGCCGTCGAGCGAGGTCGAGATCCACGTGCCTTCGTCGCGGAAGGAGTTGTAGGAGTAGTACACGACGTTCGGGTAGCCCATGGTCGTCACGCCCGGCGGGGGCGGCCCGGTCGTGAGCTTCTGGTGGTCGTGCGCCGGGGGACCGCAGCCCGTGAGCGGATTTGCCGTCCACGTCTGCCCGAGGTCGTCGCTCCAGGAGGCCCAGGTGCAGACCACGTACAAAGGCGCGTTGTAGACGCGGTTGGTGATGGGGTCGACCCACATCCAGGGATCGAGGTTTGCCTTGGGGCCCACGACCACGTCGCCGACGGGTTCCCACGTGAGGCCGTGGTCGCGCGAGCGCACGAGCTGGTGGTGCAGGGTGGCCGCTCGGCCGGCCGCCGAGGCCGTCGGGACGCTCGAGGTCGCGAAGATCGTGCCGTCCGACGTGACGCCGATCGTGGGCTCCGCTCCGTTGTAGCCCGTGAGCGCAAGGCGCACGCGGAGGCTCTGGAACGCCTCGGGCACGGCGGCCACGCCCGCAAGCGTATGGGCCACGCTGGACGGGTCGACGGGTAGCGGCTGCACAACCGACGCGGAGGATAGGTCCTCCTGCGGCGCGCCCACGCAACCGGCCACGACCATGCTCAACGCCGCGAGAATGCCAACCTTGCCACGCATGGCGGACGACCGGACGAGGCGCGATATGAGCTTTGCCGTCGCCGTCTGTTCCAAGGGCCGCAGAAAACCCTTTCCCGGGAAACCCTGTTCCCGCCGCATGCGCAAGCTTGCCATCCTGGTCGGTGGGGGCCCGGCCCCCGGCTTAAACGGCGTCATCGCCTCGGTCACGCGCCGCGCGCACGACCGGGGTTTGGGCGTTTGCGGGATTCCCGAAGGCTTCTCCCAGATCATGAAGGGGATCACCGACGGCGCTCGGGAGCTTTCGCCGGCCCTTGTGGAAGGTCTCGAGACGCGCGGCGGTTCGATCCTCTTCACGTCGCGCGCCAACCCCACGAAGGACGCGGCGCACCTGGAGGCGGTCGTCAAATCTCTGGCGACCTTGGGCGCGGACGGCCTCGTGACGATCGGTGGCGACGACACGGCCACCTCCGCCGCCAAGGTCGCGGCGGCAGCCGGCGGCCGCTTGCGCGTGGCGCACGTCCCAAAGACGATCGACAACGACCTTCCGCTTCCGCCGGGCGTTCCCACGTTCGGCTTCACCACCGCGAGGGAGCTTGGCGCGCGGCTTGTCGCAAACTTGGCCGAGGACGCGCGGACCACGCGCCGGTTCTATCTCGTGACGGCCATGGGCCGTTCCGCCGGCCACTTGGCCCTGGGCATCGGCCAATCCTCGGGCGCCATCCTCACGCTCATTCCGGAGGAGTTCGGCGCCAAGGTGAAGCTCGAAGGGGTGGTGGCGCGCGTCCAGGCGGCGTTTGCAAAGCGCGTCGCGGACGGGCAGCCCTACGGCGTCGTCGTCATGGCCGAAGGGCTCCTGGACCGCATGGATCCCTCGGAGATGCAGGAGCTTCGCAACGTGGAGCGGGACGAGCACGGCCACCCGCGCCTTTCCGAGATCAGCCTTGGCAAGATCGTGAAGGACGTGCTCGCGCAGAGGCTCTTGGAGCGCGGGCGCAAGGCCACGTTCGTGGCCAAGGAGATCGGCTACGAGCTTCGCTGCCAGGACCCGTCGGCCTACGACGTCGCCTACACGCGCGGCCTTGGCGCGGCGGCCGTCGACTTCCTCGCGGAAGGCTCCGGCCACGCCATGATCACGATCCAGAACGGGCGCGCCACGCCGGTTCCGCTCGACGCGCTTCGCGATCCTGCGACGGGAAAGACGCGCGTGCGCTTGGTCGACACAAGCGACGAGACGTACCGCAACCTTCGCCGCCTGGAGGCCCGGCTCTCGCCGGCCGATCTTGCGCAGCCGCGGATCGCGAAGCTTGCCGCGGCCGTCGGCATGGACGCTTCCGAGTTTGAGCGCAGCTTCGCCCCGCTTGCGGAGGCCTGGAAATGACGAGTCTTGTCGCGCGCAACCTCACCGAGCTCGACGACGCGATCCGCCCCGCGCTTGCGGTGTCCGACGGCCGCGTCAAGGTCGCCAACGAGGAGCGCCTGCGCGGCGACGTCTGCGACCGCCTCGCCTGGACGGCGGTCTTCTCGCCCGACACGCTTGCACGCGACCGCGCGCGATGGCTTCTTCGCGCCGCCGCGTGGGAGGCCGGCCTCCGCTCCGCGTCGATCCACGAGCTGTACGCGGCGCGCGGGCGCGGGGAGGTCCCCTCGAACTTCACGGTTCCCGCCGTGAACGTCCGCGGCCCGACCTACGACGTGGCCCGCGCGGCGTTCCGCGCCGCCTCGCGGCTGTCCGTGGGCACGCTCATCTTCGAGCTTGCACGAAGCGAGGTCGGCTACACGGACCAGCGGCCGCCCGAGTACGCGGCGGTGGTCACGGCGGCGGCCTTGCGCGAAGGCGTCCGGGGACCGCTGTTCCTCCAGGGCGACCACTACCAGTTCAGCCCCTCCAAGTACCCGAAGGACCCAAACGCCGAGAAGAGCGCGATCCGCGCGCTCATCGACGAGAGCCTCGCGGGCGGATACCGCAACATCGACATCGACGCCTCCACGCTCGTCGATCTCTCGAAGCCCACCGAGCGCGAGCAGCAGCGCGTGAACGCAACGCTCACGGCCGAGATGACCGCGCACGTCCGCGGCGCGCAGCCGCCCGGCGTCACGATCGGCGTGGGCGGCGAGATCGGCGAGGTCGGCAAGGGCAACTCGCGGCCCGAGGAGCTTTCCGCCTACGTCGAGGAGCTCCTCGAGCGCCTGCCCGCCGGCGCGCGGCCCGGGCTCTCGAAGGTGAGCGTGAACACGGGATCGAGCCACGGCGGCGTCGTCCTTCCCGACGGCACGATCGCCAAGGTGAAGATCGACTTCTCGGCGCTCGAGACGCTGTCGCGGCAGGCGCGCGAGCTTGGCATGGCCGGCGCGGTGCAGCACGGCGCCTCGACGCTGCCGGAGGACCTCTTCGACAAGTTCCCCGCGGCCGGCGCGGCCGAGATCCACCTCGCAACGGGCTTCCAGAACCTCCTGTTCGACCACCCGGCCTTCCCCGAGCCGCTGCGCCAGAAGGTCGTTGCGTGGACGAAGGCGAACTGCGCCGACGAGCGGAAGCCCTCGGACACCGAGGAGCAATTCGTCTACAAGAGTCGAAAGAAGGCCATGGGTCCGCACAAGCGCGAGATCTGGTCGCTGCCGGACGACGCCCGCTCCGCGATCCTGAAGGACATGGAGGCGAAGTTCGAGCTTCTCTTCCGCAAGCTTGCCGTCATCCGCACGCGCGAGCTTGCCGCGCGATGGGCCCTTTCGGATCCTGCGCCGCCCCCGCCGCCGGGCGTCTTGGCTCCGCGCCGTCCGCTCGACCGCGGCATGGCCAAGGACGAGGGCGAATAGGCGGAGGAAACAGGGCGTCTGCGCTTCCGGAAACGCAAAGCTAAATAGAAGGCGTCCTACATCTCCCCCCGGTCGGCGGCATGGAAATCTGCAGCGTATGCGGCGAAAAGAAAGTTGTTTTCGTCGTCGCCAACAAGTGGCGCTGCAAGGCGTGCGGCAAGTACTTCGATTGGACCGAGATCAAGCGCGCCAAGGACGCCCTCAAGGAGAAGAAGGCGTCCGGCGGCGCCGCCGCCGGCAGCCCGCCCGGGGCTCCGCCGTAGGCGCGCCGGAATTCGCCGCGCGTTTGCGAAGGTTCTCCTCGCCGTGGGTCTAGCTCTCGTCGGTCCGCTCCGTCACGACGAACGCGACGTCGACCTCGCCGCCCTCGGAGCCCACCGCGACGAAGATCTCGGAGCCTGAGGCCAGCTCGAGGTCGAAGCGGACCTGCGCGGAGCCCTCGACCGTGCGCGCGTCCTCGAACACGACGAACTCGGTGACGCGGTCGGCCGCGCGAAGGGTGACGTATGGCGTCCCCGAGACGGCCGTGAGGTTCACGACGACCTCGACGGCGCGGCCGCGATCGCCGCTTGCGATCGCGAAGGTTCGCGCGCCACCGTCCTCGACGCGGAAGGATTGTTCCTCGTCCCCTGGAAGCACGCGCGCGTCCCCGTTCGGATCGTTCTGCTCGCCCGGCTCGTCGCCGTCGCCGGGCCGCGGATCCTGCCGGTCGGCGTCGCCGTAGGGTCCTGGCGAGCCGTCCTGCGGCTCCCCGACGCATCCGGCAAGCGCGATCGCGACGGCAAGCGCAAGGCACAGCGGGCGGAGGCGGTTCATCGGCTCTGCAAGGCCGGCTGCCAGGCACGGCGTTTGTGGGACGGAACCGCGGCACGTTTCCCGACGTCCGGGTCGCGCCGGCGCGCGGCACGTCCAACGACCTGGGAAAAAGTGGAATGCTCCCGCGCGGGCAGTGGGGCGCGAGCGTGTGCTCGATGCAAGACACGAACCGCCAACCGCGACGGAACCGGACCTTGATCACCCTGCTTGCCCTGGGCCTGCTGGCCGGAACGCCCTTGGCGTTGGGCGCCACCCCGGAGACGGCCGGCGTTTCGGTCGTGCTCAAGCGCCAGGATGGGATTGCCTTCGTGGAGCTCGTGCAGGTGGAGGCCGACCGCGCAATCGGGTTCATCAACCGCTTTGGCGCGGGCGGCGAATCCTCGAACAAGCTCGACTTCCTTGGCAACGCCGCAAGCGGCTGGATCACGGCGCCCGGCCAGATCTGCGTCGAAATCGCGCCCTACGGCGACGGTCGCGGCATCGCGGTCCGCGCGGGCCACCGGCTGGCGGGCGGTTGCGACGCGACGCACCCCGTCTACTCGGGCACCTACGACGACCTCGCGGCCGCGCCGGGCGCGATCTCGGCTTGAGGCTTTTCCCCGTCTCGTTGGACGCGCCACCAGAAAGGTTATGGGATCGCGAGGGCACCGCGGACCGGGAGAGGTCGAGGCCATGCGCACCGCCGTCTGGATCGCGGTCGCCTTCGCGCTCGTCGCCCCGCTTGCAAGCGCCGGGGCCGGCCACCATCCGACGGAGTACCTCCTTGGCGCCTCCCCGGACCAAATCCTGTCCGACGCGTCCCGATGGGCCGCTCGCGCGGCCGGGGACGCCGGCGCGCCGCTTCCCCCAGGCGTTGCGGCGGCGGTCCGCGAGGAGGGCGCCGCCGCCCTGCAGGGTGCCGACGGCGCGCGGGACGCGCTTCTCGCGGACGCTCGCGAGGCGTCCCGCTCCGTCGCGGGCGCTTTGCCCTCGGACGCCCTCCGGATCGATCCTGGACCGGCGGGACCGCCGTTGGGCCAGGCGGCGGCAGCGGTTTCCTCGGCGCTTCGGGAATCGGTGGCGCCGGTCCTTGCGCCCTTCGTCGCGGCGCGGCACGAAGGCTGCCGCGACCTTCGCCCCTGGTTCGAATCCGTCCGCGATCCCCTCGTCGCCGCGTACCGCGAAATCTTCGCCCCCGAGCGGCCGCGCGAGCCACGCGGATTGTGCGAGGCAATCCCCGGACGCGACGCTTCGGGCGTCGCGTCGGGCGACGGCCTCGCGCCGTCGCCTTCGCTTGCCCCCGGCGGGACGTCCGGGGCCGCAGGGTCCTCCTCCGGACCGCAGCCGGCGCCCGAACGGGCAAGCGAATCGCCGCGCGCGGAAGCGCCCGCGTCCGCTTCCGCGTCCGTCGCCTCTCGCGTGGCCGCTTCGGCGCCCCACGAAACGGCGCCGTTCTTCGCGGCGGCGCTGCCCATCGTCCTCGCGGCCTGGGCCCTGTACCGCCACCTTCGCCGGACCTCCGTGCTCCGGAACGGGACCCGCCGCGCGCTTCTCGACCTCGTCGGCAAGCAGCCGGGCGGGACGGCGCACACGATGGCCCGGGCCCTTGGCATCGACCGGAAGACGGCCCTGTACCACCTCGGCGTCCTGCGCGCCTTCGGGCACGTCGAATGCGTGCGCTTGGGCGCTTGGCAGCGGTACGTTCCCGCCGGCTCGCAGGCGCATCGCGCCTCGGCGCTTGCAAGCGTCGCGCTTGCCTCGCCTGCCGCCCGCGCGGTGATGGCGGCGCTTCGCGAGCGGCCCGACGCCTCGTCGAGCGAGCTTGCGCAAGCGGCGGGGATTCCGCGAAGCACGGCCGCCTGGCATGCGCGGCGCCTGCGGCAGTTCCCTTGCTTGGAAGCGCCGCCGGCCGTGGCCGAGCCGGTTCCGGGCTAGCCAAGCGGTCCGGCGCGACGCGGCGTTTTTATACGGCGCGGCGCCGTACGCGGCCTTGCCGCAATGCGAATCGCCGTCGTCGAGAAGGACCGCTGCCAACCGCGCAAGTGCAACTTCGAGTGCCACCACTTTTGCCCGATCGTGCGCCAGGGCAAGCCCTGCGTGTGGATGGGCGAGGACAACAAGGCGAAGATCAGCGAGACGCTTTGCATCGGCTGCAACATCTGCGTCGTGAAGTGCCCCTTCGACGCGATCCACATCATCAACCTCCCCGAGGAGCTCAAGGAGGATCTCCTGCAGCAGTACGGCGAGAACGCCTTTCGCCTCTACCGGCTGCCCGTGCCCCGCAAGGGCTCGGTCGTGGGCCTCCTGGGCGCAAACGGCATCGGCAAGACCACGGCCATCCGCATCCTCTCGGGGCAGGAGCTGCCCAACCTCGGCGACTGGACGGCCGCGCCGTCGTGGCAGCCGGCCATCGACAAGTACTCCGCGACCGAGCTTGGCGACTACCTGCGCCACGTCGCCGCCGGCAACGTGAAGACGGCGCTCAAGCCCCAATACGTCGACAAGCTGCCGCAGGCCGTGAAGGGCAAGGTGGGCGACCTCCTCCGCAAGACGGACGAGCGCGGCGCGCTTGCCCACGTCGTCGACGCGCTTGCCCTTGGCGCCGTGCTCGACAGCGACCTTGCCGCCCTCTCCGGCGGCGAGCTGCAGCGCGTGGCCATCGCGGCGACTGCGCTCAAGGAGGCCGACGTGTACTTCTTCGACGAGCCCTCCTCCTACCTCGACATCGGCCAGCGCCTGCGCGCCGCCCGCATGATCCGGACGCTTGCGGCCGAGAAGGCCGTCGTCGTCATCGAGCACGACCTCGCCGTCCTCGACTTCCTCGCCGACGACGTCCACGTCTTGTACGGCACGCCGGCCGCCTACGGCATCGTCACGATCCCGCGGCCCGTGCGCTCCTCGATCAACGTCTATCTGTCGGGGTTCCTGCGCGAGGAGAACATCCGCTTCCGCGACACGACCATCGAGTTCGAGGCGCACCCGCCGCGCAAGGACTGGCAGGCCCACGTCCTCCTCGAGTTCCCCGAGCTCGAGAAGTCGTACGAGTCCTTCCGCTTCCGCTCGCAGCCCGGGCAGATCCGCGTCGGCGAGGTCGTGGGCGTGGTGGGCCCCAACGCCACCGGCAAGACGACCTTCGTGAAGATGCTGGCCGGCGAGATCGCGCCCACCCGCGGCACGGTCGACGTCAAGGTCAAGGTTTCCTACAAGCCGCAGTACGTGAAAGGCGACTACGAGGGCACGGTGCAGGAGCTCCTGTACGTCGCGCTCGCCGAGCAGGCCGCAAGCCCGTTCTTCCTTCACGAGATCGCCCGCCCGCTCGACCTCGAGAAGCTCTCCGCAAAGAGCGTGGACAAGCTCTCCGGCGGCGAGCTCCAGCGCGTCGCCGTGGCGCTTGCGCTTGCGCGCCCGGCCGAGCTCTACCTCCTCGACGAGCCCTCCGCCTACCTCGACGTCGAGCAGCGCATGGTCGTGGCCAAGACGATCCGCCGCGTCATGGAGAAGACCGGCAAGAGCGCGCTCGTGGTCGACCACGACGTGTACTTCATCGACCTCATCGCCGACTCCGTCATGACCTTCGGCGGCAACCCCGGCGTGGAGGGCCTCTGCGCGGGCCCCTTCCCGATGCGCGAGGGCATGAACCGCTTCCTCGCGGACGTGGGCGTCACCTTCCGCCGCGACAAGGACACGCGCCGCCCGCGCGTCAACAAGGAAGGCTCCCGACTGGACGTCGAGCAACGGGCAAGCGGCGAATACTACTACGCGGTCGAGGACGCCGCCGCGCAGGCCGAATGACGTCCGCTTGACCCAAAAGCGCTATGGCGGCCCTGCCGACGACGGCGTTGCATGGAGCTTGCGCAAATCGTGGCGGGCGACGGCGTCGGCCTGCTCGTGCTGCTCGTCCTCCTCGTGCTGGGCTTGTTCGTGATCGGCTTTGTCGTGGGCGCGCTCATCTGGCTTTTGCCGGCCATCGTCGTCGCCGCGCTCGTCTGGCTCGTCACGGGCAACACGCTGTGGACGGGCATCGCGTTCCTGGTCGTGGCGCTGCTTTCGCTCGTGCCTCGCCCCGCCTACCGGCGGCGCTACTCTCCGCCGTGAGCCCCTCGCAGGCGAAGGAGCGCATCGCGCACGGCGGCCCGCATGTCCGCCGCCGACGGGAAGCGGTCCTCGCGGCGCTTGGCGAGACCCTTGCGAACGACGGCCGCGATCCCGGGCGCA containing:
- the rpl7ae gene encoding 50S ribosomal protein L7Ae, whose translation is MPLHVRFEVPQDLKDKAYQAVEAARDSGQVRRGTNEVTKLVERGVAKLVVLAEDVSPEEVVAHLPLLCEERGVPYTYVPSKQELGTATGLKVGTAAVAVVDPGRGKPIVDELAAKFQELRKR
- a CDS encoding urate hydroxylase PuuD codes for the protein MATATASATKPKFAPSAPAMYIVMAAATILLIGDLVVLAGVYDAAPAEFSIGYRWVHIVAGILWIGLLYFFNFVNVPYTKEEAFAQVKSVHLTKLIKRALFWFRWSAMLTLLAGLGLLFADAKFYPITQNAGVLLGPAGLTITAGMALAIVMWFNVWFVIWPNQRRILEATETAGKVEPAWGKTALLASRVNTVFSFPMIFFMAASAHYPLPPVWIAGVFVLTAAAAWGMIHVTSKS
- a CDS encoding sialidase family protein, with amino-acid sequence MRGKVGILAALSMVVAGCVGAPQEDLSSASVVQPLPVDPSSVAHTLAGVAAVPEAFQSLRVRLALTGYNGAEPTIGVTSDGTIFATSSVPTASAAGRAATLHHQLVRSRDHGLTWEPVGDVVVGPKANLDPWMWVDPITNRVYNAPLYVVCTWASWSDDLGQTWTANPLTGCGPPAHDHQKLTTGPPPPGVTTMGYPNVVYYSYNSFRDEGTWISTSLDGGRTWSLGGVAHPSDCHAGVAGPVAVGIDGTAYSPKPACKGANVAVSRDGGRSWEVTGRIDDYGIQEPLAVNPHIATDSAGNAYLVYPGLDNLLYVSVSTDAGRTWSKPIRASPPQVTGTVFSVITAGEPGRVAIAYLGTDADTSRWGGNGHPPSPENADESTVWHFYLTMSENALDADPLFVSQRVTPEDDPVQIGCVWQSGGGNPCRNLLDFIGMTQHEGRPYVVFADGCDRCTSASESRLRRVTVAILEDGPGLLGGTLEALVGAVAP
- a CDS encoding 6-phosphofructokinase, with translation MRKLAILVGGGPAPGLNGVIASVTRRAHDRGLGVCGIPEGFSQIMKGITDGARELSPALVEGLETRGGSILFTSRANPTKDAAHLEAVVKSLATLGADGLVTIGGDDTATSAAKVAAAAGGRLRVAHVPKTIDNDLPLPPGVPTFGFTTARELGARLVANLAEDARTTRRFYLVTAMGRSAGHLALGIGQSSGAILTLIPEEFGAKVKLEGVVARVQAAFAKRVADGQPYGVVVMAEGLLDRMDPSEMQELRNVERDEHGHPRLSEISLGKIVKDVLAQRLLERGRKATFVAKEIGYELRCQDPSAYDVAYTRGLGAAAVDFLAEGSGHAMITIQNGRATPVPLDALRDPATGKTRVRLVDTSDETYRNLRRLEARLSPADLAQPRIAKLAAAVGMDASEFERSFAPLAEAWK
- a CDS encoding class II fructose-bisphosphate aldolase; translated protein: MTSLVARNLTELDDAIRPALAVSDGRVKVANEERLRGDVCDRLAWTAVFSPDTLARDRARWLLRAAAWEAGLRSASIHELYAARGRGEVPSNFTVPAVNVRGPTYDVARAAFRAASRLSVGTLIFELARSEVGYTDQRPPEYAAVVTAAALREGVRGPLFLQGDHYQFSPSKYPKDPNAEKSAIRALIDESLAGGYRNIDIDASTLVDLSKPTEREQQRVNATLTAEMTAHVRGAQPPGVTIGVGGEIGEVGKGNSRPEELSAYVEELLERLPAGARPGLSKVSVNTGSSHGGVVLPDGTIAKVKIDFSALETLSRQARELGMAGAVQHGASTLPEDLFDKFPAAGAAEIHLATGFQNLLFDHPAFPEPLRQKVVAWTKANCADERKPSDTEEQFVYKSRKKAMGPHKREIWSLPDDARSAILKDMEAKFELLFRKLAVIRTRELAARWALSDPAPPPPPGVLAPRRPLDRGMAKDEGE
- a CDS encoding winged helix-turn-helix transcriptional regulator, which produces MRTAVWIAVAFALVAPLASAGAGHHPTEYLLGASPDQILSDASRWAARAAGDAGAPLPPGVAAAVREEGAAALQGADGARDALLADAREASRSVAGALPSDALRIDPGPAGPPLGQAAAAVSSALRESVAPVLAPFVAARHEGCRDLRPWFESVRDPLVAAYREIFAPERPREPRGLCEAIPGRDASGVASGDGLAPSPSLAPGGTSGAAGSSSGPQPAPERASESPRAEAPASASASVASRVAASAPHETAPFFAAALPIVLAAWALYRHLRRTSVLRNGTRRALLDLVGKQPGGTAHTMARALGIDRKTALYHLGVLRAFGHVECVRLGAWQRYVPAGSQAHRASALASVALASPAARAVMAALRERPDASSSELAQAAGIPRSTAAWHARRLRQFPCLEAPPAVAEPVPG
- a CDS encoding ribosome biogenesis/translation initiation ATPase RLI, which encodes MRIAVVEKDRCQPRKCNFECHHFCPIVRQGKPCVWMGEDNKAKISETLCIGCNICVVKCPFDAIHIINLPEELKEDLLQQYGENAFRLYRLPVPRKGSVVGLLGANGIGKTTAIRILSGQELPNLGDWTAAPSWQPAIDKYSATELGDYLRHVAAGNVKTALKPQYVDKLPQAVKGKVGDLLRKTDERGALAHVVDALALGAVLDSDLAALSGGELQRVAIAATALKEADVYFFDEPSSYLDIGQRLRAARMIRTLAAEKAVVVIEHDLAVLDFLADDVHVLYGTPAAYGIVTIPRPVRSSINVYLSGFLREENIRFRDTTIEFEAHPPRKDWQAHVLLEFPELEKSYESFRFRSQPGQIRVGEVVGVVGPNATGKTTFVKMLAGEIAPTRGTVDVKVKVSYKPQYVKGDYEGTVQELLYVALAEQAASPFFLHEIARPLDLEKLSAKSVDKLSGGELQRVAVALALARPAELYLLDEPSAYLDVEQRMVVAKTIRRVMEKTGKSALVVDHDVYFIDLIADSVMTFGGNPGVEGLCAGPFPMREGMNRFLADVGVTFRRDKDTRRPRVNKEGSRLDVEQRASGEYYYAVEDAAAQAE